Genomic window (Lutra lutra chromosome 2, mLutLut1.2, whole genome shotgun sequence):
CTTTCAAAGATAAATACAATGCTGCTTTTGACTTGCGATCGTAAAATGCAGCACTCGAGTTTGGATAGGGAATCTGTGATTGCCATATCCTAAAAAGTTCACGTTAGTGGTTTACCTGTGGTCCAGCAAAGATACCACTGAGGAGCCAGGCCAAGCCAATCATGGACTGTCCAATGCCATTGCTTTTCATAGCTAGAGGCCTCGTGATGGCCAGGGAGCGGTCCACGCTTATCGCTACCATCATGAAGGCTGGGGCATACATGGAGAAAAGCTTCAGGTAGCTGAGGACTTTGCACAGGAACTCTCCAGCATACCATTGCACCGTAATGTTCCACATTCCATCCAGCGGCATGACAATCAGAGTCTCCAACAGGTTGGCTAAGGTCAGATGTTTTAAAAGCACCTTCATTCTCGAgagctttctccctttctctctcttttgagtCCACTTCTGAAGTTTCAACAGGAAAGAAGCATTAAAAGTTGTAgagagtagaaaaagaaagaaagtaactgTCACCCGGATCTTTCCAGATAAGGTCAGGGTGGGGAGGCTGCTCTGCACCAGCCCGTTGCTGCTGTTCACCGCTGAGCAGTGATTTTGATTCTGCTCAGGAGAGGCGCTCGCCATGTTTCCTGACTGACCTAGAGCTTCAAGACTTGGGTTTCTGGCCCTTGTGAGGTTTTGTCATGATGTAGCCCAAAGCTCCGttttatttctgccttctttGAATGGAAACGTCACAGGTTTAGATTTATGTCAAATGCTGTCCCTGAGCTGCTTTATGTTTAATGGAAAAGATCAAGGTGAACTTGTTTGGCGGGCTAATAATCCAACAGAGTGCTAAAACAGAGCATGTGGGACACATTCTGAGGGCCAAATGTAACTGTAGTACCACAGCAGATGGCCTGGTTTTCACAACAATTTTCCCAAGTACAGAAGGACACTTGAGGtttaattctgaatttaaaattcaCTCATGCTACTATTTACGTAACTTAAAGAGATTTTCTAAAACCTATGAAGTGTTACTATTCTGTCCAACAGATacaaaatgaagatgaagaaaaatactaaaaaagaacTTTATCCAGTTCAAATCTGTTGTTTTAAGAAGTTAATTCACTTctcaaaaacatttgtttttctttttcaatcacaCACTGCTGTACCTTCACACACTAGACAAATACGTTCATTTAACATCATCCTCCACAAAACATCAAATTAATACCTTTACAGAATTAATTGGATCGAATACAAATTGGTGTGCATTCAAATTTATCTATTCTTCTATATGGACCCACTCCCCATGCTTAGGCTGCAGTAAAAATGATTAACTCTTTATTGTTGCCTTgcttttataattgtttaaatattatACTTGACATTTTTGCACATTATTGCATAAGGTAGCTGGATATTAGAGAGAATGCTGTATAAATGCTGCACccacatttatatatgtttatatataatatgaatatttgcTTAAATTCCTTTGcatcttattttatcatttcaaactGGGGCCAGTTAGAAGCTCTGTGTTACTGTTTTAGCTTTCATGGTGAGTGTTTGGTGATGTTATTTACTAACGCTGATATGACTTACGCTGGAATTTATTAAATCACTGGCTTGATTTGCCTTTTGTCAGCTAGTTTGCTTTTGTGGTAGCTAAAGCAGGAGTGACGATAAGAGcatactcagcaaggagtcagcctctctctctccctctgccccttcccctgctcatgctcttttccttttctctctctctctctctcctgaataaataaataaaatctttttttaaaataaaatcttttaaaaaaagagtataggTGACTTTTTTGACTCAGATGGCCCATTCTTattggttcatttgtttgttttctccatcCCATATTCATCAATTTAATAAATAGTTACTAGATACCTGCTACACATACTCTTAGCCTTTGCAGGTGATAAATTGTGCACCTGACGTCATCCGGGCCCTGAAGAAGCTTATTTGGTACCACAGAAGACTAGATAAGAGTATTAGATATGTCTGTGTGCCTGTCAGACTCCCTCTGCACTGGCCGCCTCCTGCATCTGGAGGAATGAAGGGCACTTGCTTACCTGGGCTCCCTCTTGGCTATCACCTCACAACCAGAATTCCAGGCTCTCTCTCACCACTTCTAGACTTGAAGGAAATATTACACTGCAGGACGTGGACTCTGGCTTCCTAAGTGGCTTACTGAAGGGTCTggaaatattttcacttaattGGTGAATACAATTTCTGCATATCAGAAATCTTGGgaacaataattttaaatatctgctaAGTGTTATACAGGAAAAGGGTTATGTGAAAAAGCAGGTTTTCAATAATGAGACTTCTTATTTTACGAGGATGTTGGCAAATGAACCTATGCTGGCAAGTGGCTGTGGCTCACAGGAACCTGACCCCATATTTTTGTTAGGAGCAAGTGTTTGGTATTCACCAATTAAGTGTTCATGGAAACCTACAAGTTGAACATTTTTCACACCATGTGGCCTTTTGAATTGTGCAGGTCAGTTACCATAATTTCTTTCGGCTTTCACTGTCACAACGATGCTGtccactatatttttttttaaaaaattaaccctCATCTCATGAATCCACAAATTTTCCCACTTTTCCACTTTTTCCTTGGCTTCATCACACACTGATTATGTTTTAGAGCTCTCTAGAGCAGCCAAATGTTCAGATCAGCaaatattctcttcctttttctggatGTAccatattgttgattcattaacaatGAACTCACAGCTACCAGCACTCTTACTCTTGCCTGAAGGAAGCTTATTCAATACATGTATTTtcgggacagctgggtggctcacttgattaagcatctgcctttggctcaggtcatgatcccagggtcctggctcgagctctgcattgggccccctgctctgtggggagcctgcatctcctccctctacctgctgctcccccctgcttgtgctctctctctcaaatcaatcagtcaatcaatcaatcttaaaaaaaatacttgtattttCTCTATAAGGTACCTTGCAACCTTCTTGTGCTAAGGAACATTGGACAGCACTTCAGCACTATGTGGCCATTTTAAGCACTGGAATCACTAACAGAATGGACAAAATATGAAGAACATGAAGAAATATACTATGGAAAGGAAGCTTGCTTCTAGTATGAGAGCTGTAATGAGAACTGCACATCAGGCCATTCAAATTTCTCCCCACTCTGCATATGCACGTGTCTGAGAATAATCATAAAAGCAATGTGGATGTTGATTTGGGGTTAACAAATGAATTTTAGCAAATAGGTGACTTTGCAAGTAGTAGGATTGCCTGTACataaaaatcagtaagtaaaaCCAGGAAACAAATTCCCACTAGAACTCCCAAGTAAGTTAAACTGTATTACAAAcataaaatgtttatagcattaaAAAACATAGTGTTTTTACCCAGAACTTCACAATAGATGGAAAGAAATACTATTTGTTGTGTCCTCAACTCTTGAGAGTTTAGAAGAGGTAGTGGAATTATGTCTatatagaataattaaaaaggcattttttttacGTCTGAGATATGTGACCATAAAATTTGTACCTACTATATTAGCTACATGaggttccttatttttttttaaatattttatttatttatttgacagagagagagagatcacaagtagtcagagaggcagacagagagaaaggggggaagcaggctccctgctgagcagagagccccatgcggggctcgatcccaggaccctgagatcatgacctgagccgaaggcagaggcttaactcactgagccacccaggcgcccccatgaggTTCCTTATAACAGCTTTTTATTCTGAAGAACTCAAAAGGCTTTGCATATACCTCATGTTGGTTAATCTGAGCAGGGCCATATGCCTGAAACCATATAAAACAAGGTAACCCTTGGATAGATTTTACATATTGGGAAAGGTGTTACATGTGGGcccagaaaccaaaagaagaaaggaaaaatgttcatggTAAAAATCTGATTATATTGAAATACATTTTGCCTTTTGCCTCTcatttagggaaagaaaaaactggagCATGACtgctttattattaatttctacctttcctttcctgcctctttcccttTGTCACATTCATTTCCCACACCGTAAAGTAACAAAGGAACCAGAAGACAGTGTCAGAGAAGTAATgggaagagagaatttcaggacagagggagagattcaTGCACAAATATCTCAGTGACAGGATAAGGCCCAAAGAGAATTAGTACGACGTGAGAATTGGGAGGTCACCAATGACCTGCCTAGAATAGCTTTGGTGCTTTTGGTGAGAATGACCATTAAAGAACACatgaaatattaagaaagtgGACATAAAgaaaaagggattttaaaaacagatatgtAAGTCTTGAGGATGTTTAGAGATTCAGAGGTG
Coding sequences:
- the GNRHR gene encoding gonadotropin-releasing hormone receptor isoform X2, which produces MASASPEQNQNHCSAVNSSNGLVQSSLPTLTLSGKIRVTVTFFLFLLSTTFNASFLLKLQKWTQKREKGRKLSRMKVLLKHLTLANLLETLIVMPLDGMWNITVQWYAGEFLCKVLSYLKLFSMYAPAFMMVAISVDRSLAITRPLAMKSNGIGQSMIGLAWLLSGIFAGPQLPLPHPSSHHVNLQRKNHLHPDAGSSSGSPQATTESIQE
- the GNRHR gene encoding gonadotropin-releasing hormone receptor isoform X1, which encodes MASASPEQNQNHCSAVNSSNGLVQSSLPTLTLSGKIRVTVTFFLFLLSTTFNASFLLKLQKWTQKREKGRKLSRMKVLLKHLTLANLLETLIVMPLDGMWNITVQWYAGEFLCKVLSYLKLFSMYAPAFMMVAISVDRSLAITRPLAMKSNGIGQSMIGLAWLLSGIFAGPQLYIFGMIHLADSSGQTEGFSQCVTHCSFPQWWHQAFYNFFTFSCLFLIPLLITLICNAKIIFTLTRVLHQDPHKLQLNQSKNNIPRARLRTLKMTVAFATSFTVCWTPYYVLGIWYWFDPEMLNRVSDPVNHFFFLFALLNPCFDPLIYGYFSL